From the genome of Phytohabitans rumicis, one region includes:
- a CDS encoding NADH-quinone oxidoreductase subunit M, which produces MSDFPFLSVLTGAPLVGALVVAFLPRTKPELAKRVALGWSVVVAAFAVALWIAYDAGGDRFQFRESYTWIPAWNAKFTFAVDGIALVMLLLIAILVPLVILASWHDADASKRSVPVYFALLLALESTMIGVFAAADVFLFYVFFEIMLVPMYFLIGSYGGHQRQYAAVKFFLYSLVGGLFMLAAVVGLWALGGKTFDWQSLLSAEFATNTERWLFLGFFVAFAIKAPFFPFHTWLPDAGGAAPAGSAALLVGVLDKVGTFGILRYCLPLFPEASRWFAKYALAIALIGIIYAALLAVGQNDLKRLVSYTSIAHFGFIGIGIFAFTTQAGTGAVLYMVNHGLATGLLFLVVGMFVARRGSSLVSDFGGAGKLVPALAGVLFFAGLASLALPGTAPFVSEFLVLLGTFKVNEPVAVIATAGIILAAAYVLWMVQRTTQGTLNPALKTVDGMRKDLSLREKVVVAPLIALILLLGFYPKPVTDVINPAVQATMQDVVDNPDPAPAVTEAAP; this is translated from the coding sequence GTGAGTGACTTTCCCTTCCTGAGCGTCCTGACCGGGGCGCCGCTGGTGGGCGCGCTGGTCGTGGCGTTCCTCCCGCGGACCAAGCCGGAGCTGGCCAAGCGGGTCGCGCTCGGCTGGTCGGTCGTGGTCGCCGCGTTCGCCGTCGCGCTGTGGATCGCGTACGACGCCGGCGGCGACCGCTTCCAGTTCCGCGAGTCGTACACCTGGATCCCGGCCTGGAACGCGAAGTTCACGTTCGCGGTCGACGGCATCGCGCTCGTCATGCTGCTGCTGATCGCGATCCTCGTACCCCTGGTGATCCTGGCGTCGTGGCACGACGCGGACGCCTCCAAGCGGAGCGTGCCGGTCTACTTCGCCCTGCTGCTGGCCCTGGAAAGCACGATGATCGGCGTCTTCGCGGCGGCCGACGTGTTCCTGTTCTACGTGTTCTTCGAGATCATGCTGGTGCCGATGTACTTCCTCATCGGCTCGTACGGCGGCCACCAGCGCCAGTACGCCGCGGTGAAGTTCTTCCTGTACTCCCTGGTCGGCGGCCTGTTCATGCTGGCCGCGGTGGTCGGGCTGTGGGCGCTGGGCGGGAAGACGTTCGACTGGCAGTCGCTGCTGTCGGCGGAGTTCGCGACGAACACCGAGCGGTGGCTGTTCCTCGGCTTCTTCGTCGCGTTCGCCATCAAGGCGCCGTTCTTCCCGTTCCACACCTGGCTGCCGGACGCCGGTGGCGCCGCGCCCGCCGGATCGGCCGCCCTGCTCGTCGGCGTGCTGGACAAGGTGGGCACGTTCGGCATCCTGCGGTACTGCCTGCCGCTCTTCCCGGAGGCGTCCCGCTGGTTCGCCAAGTACGCCCTCGCGATCGCGCTGATCGGCATCATCTACGCGGCGTTGCTGGCCGTCGGGCAGAACGACCTCAAGCGGCTGGTCTCGTACACCTCGATCGCGCACTTCGGGTTCATCGGCATCGGCATCTTCGCGTTCACCACCCAGGCCGGCACCGGCGCGGTGCTGTACATGGTCAACCACGGCCTGGCCACCGGCCTGCTCTTCCTGGTCGTGGGCATGTTCGTGGCCCGGCGCGGCTCGTCGCTGGTCAGCGACTTCGGCGGGGCCGGCAAGCTGGTGCCGGCGCTGGCCGGGGTGCTCTTCTTCGCCGGTCTCGCGTCGCTCGCGCTGCCCGGCACGGCGCCGTTCGTCTCCGAGTTCCTGGTGCTGCTGGGCACCTTCAAGGTGAACGAGCCGGTCGCGGTCATCGCCACCGCCGGCATCATCCTGGCCGCCGCGTACGTGCTGTGGATGGTGCAGCGCACCACGCAGGGCACCCTCAACCCGGCGCTGAAGACCGTGGACGGCATGCGCAAGGACCTCAGCCTGCGGGAGAAGGTCGTGGTCGCCCCCCTGATCGCACTGATCCTGCTGCTCGGCTTCTACCCGAAGCCGGTCACCGACGTCATCAACCCGGCTGTCCAGGCCACCATGCAGGACGTCGTCGATAACCCTGACCCCGCTCCGGCGGTAACGGAGGCAGCTCCCTAA
- the nuoL gene encoding NADH-quinone oxidoreductase subunit L, protein MHETVEYATADGFLSSVWLLVAIPLASAAILLLLGKRADRWGHWLGVGSVAVCFVLGLTYFLQLRGLDNRAVQVSLFDFIEVGSLHVDFGLLFDPLAAVFVLLITGVGSLIHLYAVGYMEHDPRRRTFFGYFNLFVAAMLLLVLGNNYVMLYLGWEGVGLASYLLIAFWYDRPSAATAGKKAFLMNRVGDAGFAIAIFLMFAQLGTTQFNEVFNGVGALSSGVVLTMGLLLLLGACGKSGQFPLQAWLPDAMEGPTPVSALIHAATMVTGGIYLIARSNPIFSANETLQTVVVSVGALTLLIGCVIGCAKDDIKRVLAWSTVSQIGYMLLGVGLGGGAYALAIIHLLAHGFFKAGLFLGAGSVMHGMNDQTDIRRFGGLWRYMRITWATFGLAWLAIIGIPPLSGYFTKEPIIVSAFEREGWTAWLYGGAALLGAALTAFYMTRLFVLTFHGPKRWTEDIKHPHESPPIMTTPLVLLSVGSIAAGALMASSVPDWLEPVFGPHTEHEPVLSHGVITALSIVVTVLGGGLAWALFRNGTALQEQPAGVVVTAARRNLYADAFNEAVFEKPGIFLTRALVFLDNRGIDGLVNGLAAAVGGGSGRLRRLQTGFVRSYAMSMLTGALLIVAAFFALQLGWLS, encoded by the coding sequence ATGCACGAGACCGTGGAATACGCGACGGCGGACGGCTTCCTGTCCTCCGTCTGGCTGCTCGTAGCCATCCCGCTGGCGAGCGCGGCCATCCTGCTGCTGCTCGGCAAGCGGGCCGACCGGTGGGGGCACTGGCTGGGCGTCGGCAGCGTCGCCGTGTGCTTCGTGCTGGGGCTGACCTACTTCCTGCAGCTCCGCGGGCTGGACAACCGCGCGGTCCAGGTGAGCCTGTTCGACTTCATCGAGGTCGGCTCGCTGCACGTCGACTTCGGGCTGCTCTTCGACCCGCTGGCCGCGGTGTTCGTCCTGCTGATCACCGGCGTCGGCTCGCTGATCCACCTGTACGCGGTCGGCTACATGGAGCACGACCCGCGGCGGCGCACGTTCTTCGGGTACTTCAACCTCTTCGTCGCCGCGATGCTCCTGCTGGTGCTCGGCAACAACTACGTGATGCTCTACCTCGGCTGGGAGGGCGTCGGTCTGGCGTCGTACCTGCTGATCGCCTTCTGGTACGACCGGCCGTCGGCGGCCACCGCGGGCAAGAAGGCGTTCCTGATGAACCGCGTCGGTGACGCCGGGTTCGCGATCGCCATCTTCCTGATGTTCGCCCAGCTCGGCACGACCCAGTTCAACGAGGTGTTCAACGGCGTCGGCGCGCTGTCCTCCGGCGTGGTGCTGACGATGGGCCTGCTGCTCCTGCTCGGTGCGTGCGGCAAGTCCGGCCAGTTCCCGCTGCAGGCGTGGTTGCCGGACGCGATGGAGGGCCCGACCCCGGTGTCGGCGCTCATCCACGCCGCGACGATGGTCACCGGCGGCATCTACCTCATCGCGCGGTCCAACCCGATCTTCTCCGCCAACGAGACGCTGCAGACCGTCGTGGTCAGCGTCGGCGCGCTCACCCTGCTGATCGGCTGCGTCATCGGCTGCGCCAAGGACGACATCAAGCGCGTGCTGGCCTGGTCGACGGTCTCCCAGATCGGCTACATGCTCCTGGGCGTGGGCCTCGGCGGCGGCGCGTACGCCCTGGCGATCATCCACCTGCTGGCGCACGGCTTCTTCAAGGCCGGGCTCTTCCTGGGTGCCGGCTCGGTCATGCACGGCATGAACGACCAGACCGACATCCGGCGCTTCGGCGGGCTGTGGCGGTACATGCGGATCACCTGGGCCACGTTCGGCCTGGCGTGGCTCGCCATCATCGGCATCCCGCCGCTGTCCGGGTACTTCACCAAGGAGCCGATCATCGTGTCCGCCTTCGAGCGCGAAGGCTGGACCGCCTGGCTGTACGGCGGGGCCGCGCTGCTCGGTGCGGCGCTCACCGCGTTCTACATGACCCGGCTGTTCGTGCTCACCTTCCACGGCCCGAAGCGGTGGACCGAGGACATCAAGCACCCGCACGAGTCCCCGCCGATCATGACGACCCCGCTCGTCCTGCTGTCGGTCGGCTCGATCGCGGCGGGCGCGCTGATGGCGTCCAGCGTGCCCGACTGGCTGGAGCCGGTGTTCGGGCCGCACACGGAGCACGAGCCGGTCCTCTCGCACGGCGTGATCACCGCACTGTCCATCGTGGTCACCGTGCTCGGCGGCGGTCTGGCGTGGGCGCTGTTCCGCAACGGCACCGCGCTGCAGGAGCAGCCGGCGGGCGTGGTCGTGACGGCCGCCCGGCGCAACCTGTACGCCGACGCGTTCAACGAGGCGGTCTTCGAGAAGCCCGGCATCTTCCTCACGCGGGCGCTCGTCTTCCTCGACAACCGCGGCATCGACGGGCTCGTCAACGGGCTCGCCGCCGCGGTCGGGGGCGGGTCGGGCCGCCTGCGCCGCCTGCAGACCGGCTTCGTGCGGTCGTACGCGATGTCCATGCTCACCGGCGCGCTGCTGATCGTGGCCGCGTTCTTCGCACTCCAACTGGGATGGCTCTCGTGA
- the nuoK gene encoding NADH-quinone oxidoreductase subunit NuoK yields MSASNPEWYLVLAAVLFTIGAVGVLIRRNAIVLFMCVELMLNAANLALVTFSRINGNLDGQIMAFFVMVVAAAEVVVGLAIIMSIFRTRRSASVDDANLLKY; encoded by the coding sequence ATGAGCGCTAGCAACCCTGAGTGGTACCTGGTCCTGGCCGCGGTGCTCTTCACCATCGGCGCGGTCGGGGTGCTGATCCGGCGCAACGCGATCGTGCTGTTCATGTGCGTCGAGCTGATGCTCAACGCGGCCAACCTCGCGCTGGTGACCTTCAGCCGGATCAACGGCAACCTCGACGGCCAGATCATGGCGTTCTTCGTGATGGTGGTGGCCGCCGCCGAGGTCGTGGTCGGGCTCGCCATCATCATGTCGATCTTCCGGACCCGGCGGTCGGCGAGCGTCGACGACGCCAACCTGTTGAAGTACTGA
- a CDS encoding NADH-quinone oxidoreductase subunit J translates to MNALAAAGGMSTGEAVTFWILVWPALIGAIGMVFARNAIHSALWLVLTMLCIGVFYVLQAAPFIGLAQIIVYTGAIMMLFLFVLMLVGRDASDSLIETLRGQRLAAIVLGIGFAALVGTGVYRALSDTTAAGLDQANANGNVQGIAALLFTKYVFAFEVTSALLITAAVGAMVLAHIERRKGEKLSQPEMMRARFAPGNYPGPKPGPGVYATSDSVATPGRLPDGTLTERSISKILPVRELTPSESAPKGTEK, encoded by the coding sequence ATGAACGCTCTCGCGGCCGCCGGTGGGATGTCCACCGGCGAGGCGGTGACCTTCTGGATCCTGGTGTGGCCGGCCCTGATCGGCGCCATCGGCATGGTCTTCGCCCGCAACGCGATCCACTCGGCGCTGTGGCTGGTGCTGACCATGCTCTGCATCGGCGTGTTCTACGTGCTGCAGGCCGCGCCGTTCATCGGGCTGGCGCAGATCATCGTCTACACCGGCGCCATCATGATGCTGTTCCTCTTCGTGCTGATGCTGGTCGGCCGGGACGCGTCCGACTCGCTGATCGAGACGTTGCGCGGGCAGCGGCTCGCCGCCATCGTGCTCGGCATCGGCTTCGCGGCGCTCGTCGGCACCGGCGTGTACCGGGCCCTGTCCGACACCACGGCCGCCGGGCTCGACCAGGCCAACGCGAACGGCAACGTGCAGGGCATCGCGGCCCTGCTCTTCACCAAGTACGTCTTCGCGTTCGAGGTCACCTCCGCCCTGCTGATCACGGCGGCGGTCGGCGCGATGGTGCTGGCCCACATCGAGCGGCGCAAGGGCGAAAAGCTCAGCCAGCCGGAGATGATGCGGGCGCGCTTCGCCCCGGGCAACTACCCCGGCCCGAAGCCCGGTCCGGGCGTGTACGCCACGTCGGACTCGGTCGCGACCCCGGGCCGGCTGCCCGACGGCACGCTGACCGAGCGCAGCATCTCGAAGATCCTGCCCGTACGCGAGCTGACCCCGTCGGAGTCGGCGCCTAAGGGGACAGAGAAGTAA
- the nuoI gene encoding NADH-quinone oxidoreductase subunit NuoI, with the protein MSAIGAFKGFGVTFAHMFRKTVTTKYPFETPVSAPRYHGRHILNRHPDGLEKCIGCELCAWACPADAIYVEGGDNTEEQRFSPGERYASVYQINYARCIFCGLCIEACPTRSLTMSNEYELARDSRQDLIFTKEQLLAPLLPGMDQPPHAMYLGDSEKDYYLGALTNPGTSAGAERAGGSS; encoded by the coding sequence ATGAGCGCCATCGGAGCGTTCAAGGGTTTCGGGGTCACCTTCGCCCACATGTTCCGCAAGACGGTGACCACGAAGTACCCGTTCGAGACGCCGGTGTCCGCCCCGCGCTACCACGGGCGGCACATCCTCAACCGGCACCCGGACGGCCTGGAGAAGTGCATCGGGTGCGAGCTGTGCGCCTGGGCCTGCCCCGCCGACGCGATCTACGTCGAGGGCGGGGACAACACCGAGGAGCAGCGCTTCTCGCCCGGTGAGCGGTACGCCAGCGTCTACCAGATCAACTACGCCCGCTGCATCTTCTGCGGGCTGTGCATCGAGGCGTGCCCGACCCGTTCGCTGACCATGAGCAACGAGTACGAGCTGGCCCGGGACAGCCGGCAGGACCTCATCTTCACGAAGGAGCAGCTGCTCGCGCCGCTGCTGCCGGGCATGGATCAGCCGCCGCACGCCATGTACCTCGGCGACTCCGAGAAGGACTACTACCTCGGCGCGCTGACCAATCCGGGCACCTCGGCCGGCGCCGAGCGTGCTGGGGGGTCCTCATGA
- the nuoH gene encoding NADH-quinone oxidoreductase subunit NuoH, producing the protein MMYLAQDPTLADFGHDPWWLVIGKVLFAFVFGMVCTLLGVWFERRVVARMAVRPGLNQAGPFGLLQTLADGLKGAFKEDIMPRTADKVVFFFAPTIAVICAMTSLSVIPFGGVVSIFGHRTALQVTDVPVAVLLILACSGMAVYGIVLGGWASGSTYPLLGGLRSSAQMISYEISMGLSVVAVFMLSGTMSTSQIVAAQASGERISLFGWDVPAPGWYAILLFPSFIIFFIAIVGETNRAPFDLPEAESELVAGYMTEYSSLKFLLFMLSEYVAMVTMSAATVTLFLGGWRMPAPVTTVWAGANSGWWPLLWFFIKVVLLVFVFVWLRATLPRLRYDQFMRLGWRVLLPINLAWILTLAGIRTLQNAEISDTQRYTIVAVAILAVLVAALAWPTKKKPPAPSLEQQAKARPPGSFPLPPMDLQVPPSPRARRAVAEREPANVGAGVVDGDVADKEI; encoded by the coding sequence GTGATGTATCTCGCCCAGGACCCGACCCTCGCCGACTTCGGCCACGATCCATGGTGGCTGGTCATCGGCAAGGTGCTTTTCGCCTTCGTCTTCGGCATGGTCTGCACGCTGCTCGGCGTGTGGTTCGAGCGCCGCGTGGTGGCCCGCATGGCGGTGCGCCCCGGCCTCAACCAGGCCGGCCCGTTCGGCCTGCTGCAGACGCTCGCCGACGGCCTGAAGGGCGCGTTCAAGGAAGACATCATGCCGCGTACGGCGGACAAGGTGGTCTTCTTCTTCGCGCCCACGATCGCGGTCATCTGCGCGATGACGTCGCTGTCGGTGATCCCGTTCGGCGGCGTGGTGAGCATCTTCGGGCACCGCACCGCGCTTCAGGTGACCGACGTACCGGTGGCGGTGCTGCTGATCCTGGCCTGCTCCGGCATGGCCGTGTACGGCATCGTGCTCGGCGGGTGGGCCTCCGGCTCGACGTACCCGCTGCTGGGCGGCCTCCGGTCGAGCGCTCAGATGATCTCGTACGAGATCTCGATGGGCCTGTCCGTGGTGGCCGTCTTCATGCTCTCCGGCACGATGTCGACCAGCCAGATCGTGGCGGCCCAGGCCAGCGGCGAGAGGATCAGCCTGTTCGGCTGGGACGTCCCCGCGCCGGGCTGGTACGCGATCCTGCTCTTCCCGAGCTTCATCATCTTCTTCATCGCGATCGTCGGCGAGACCAACCGGGCGCCGTTCGACCTGCCCGAGGCCGAGTCCGAGCTGGTCGCCGGCTACATGACCGAGTACTCGTCGCTGAAGTTCCTGCTCTTCATGCTGTCCGAGTACGTCGCCATGGTGACCATGTCGGCCGCGACGGTCACCCTCTTCCTGGGCGGCTGGCGGATGCCGGCACCGGTCACCACGGTCTGGGCGGGCGCCAACTCCGGCTGGTGGCCGCTGCTCTGGTTCTTCATCAAGGTCGTGCTGCTGGTCTTCGTCTTCGTCTGGCTGCGGGCCACGCTGCCCCGGCTGCGGTACGACCAGTTCATGCGGCTGGGCTGGCGGGTGCTCCTGCCGATCAACCTGGCCTGGATCCTCACGCTGGCCGGCATCCGCACCCTGCAGAACGCCGAGATCTCGGACACCCAGCGGTACACGATCGTCGCGGTCGCCATCCTCGCCGTACTCGTGGCGGCGCTGGCCTGGCCGACGAAGAAGAAGCCGCCAGCGCCGAGCCTGGAGCAGCAGGCGAAGGCCCGGCCGCCGGGTAGCTTCCCGCTGCCGCCCATGGACCTGCAGGTCCCGCCGAGCCCGCGGGCCCGCCGCGCGGTGGCCGAACGCGAGCCCGCGAACGTCGGCGCCGGCGTCGTCGACGGGGACGTTGCGGATAAGGAGATTTAG
- a CDS encoding NADH-quinone oxidoreductase subunit G — protein MTDVAKKVDTVTLTIDGIEVTVPKGTLLIRVAEQMGIEIPRFCDHPLLAPAGACRQCLVEVEGQRKPVASCTQTVADGMVVKTQLTSPVAEKAQAGIMELLLINHPLDCPMCDKGGECPLQNQAMSTGRAESRFHEHKREYPKPLPISSQVLLDRERCVLCQRCTRFSEEIAGDKFIDLMDRSSGEQINVYRDDFFGGESESPEGDVPFNSYFSGNTVQICPVGALTGAQYRFRARPFDLVSSPNVCEHCSAGCAQRTDHRRGKVMRRLAGDDPQVNEEWNCDKGRWGFQYATAFDRITTPMVRDAKTGELREAPWSEALAVAAEGLRNARDGAHGVGVLTGGRLTVEDAYAYAKFARVALRTNDIDFRARPVSTEETDFLASNVVGATEVTYADVENAPVVVIAGLEPEEECPILFLRLRKAYQKKRLKVLALAPYATRGFEKVGASVATVVPGEEARALAEDESIDKALRAEGAVLIVGERLATVPGGLSAAAALAARTGAKLAWVPRRAGDRGAVDAGCLPNLLPGGRLVNDAAARAELAGAWDLEAGVIPSQPGRDTNGIVAAAAAGRIGALVVAGVDPADLADPRLAEAALDKVPFLVSLEVRRSAVSRRADVVFPVAPVVEKAGSFVDWEGRLRTFEAVLSTPAMNDARVLDALAAQLGLDLGTGQVNLVRRELGSLPATRADRPDAPVVAPQPVPTPAAGEAVLATWHQLIDLGSLTDGDEYLGGTARPPVVRLSKAAAEALGVADGDPVTVGTDRGAITLGAAVTDMPDGVVWLPTNSPGSTVRRALGATSGAVVKLSALPSGESPKKDLGGA, from the coding sequence ATGACTGACGTAGCCAAGAAGGTCGACACCGTCACGCTCACCATCGACGGGATCGAGGTGACCGTGCCCAAGGGCACGCTGCTCATCCGGGTCGCCGAGCAGATGGGCATCGAGATCCCGCGGTTCTGCGACCACCCGCTGCTCGCGCCCGCCGGCGCCTGCCGGCAGTGCCTGGTCGAGGTGGAGGGCCAGCGCAAGCCGGTCGCCTCCTGCACCCAGACGGTCGCCGACGGCATGGTGGTCAAGACTCAGCTCACCTCCCCGGTCGCCGAGAAGGCACAGGCCGGGATCATGGAGCTGCTGCTGATCAACCACCCGCTCGACTGCCCGATGTGTGACAAGGGCGGCGAGTGCCCACTGCAGAACCAGGCGATGTCGACCGGTCGTGCCGAGTCCCGGTTCCACGAGCACAAGCGCGAGTACCCGAAGCCGCTGCCCATCTCCTCCCAGGTGTTGCTCGACCGCGAGCGGTGCGTGCTGTGCCAGCGCTGCACCCGGTTCTCCGAGGAGATCGCCGGGGACAAGTTCATCGACCTGATGGACCGGTCCTCGGGCGAGCAGATCAACGTGTACCGGGACGACTTCTTCGGCGGGGAGTCGGAGAGCCCCGAAGGGGATGTGCCCTTCAACTCGTACTTCTCCGGCAACACCGTGCAGATCTGCCCGGTGGGCGCGCTCACCGGCGCGCAGTACCGCTTCCGGGCCCGCCCGTTCGACCTGGTGTCCTCGCCGAACGTGTGCGAGCACTGCTCGGCCGGCTGCGCGCAGCGCACGGACCACCGCCGCGGCAAGGTAATGCGCCGGCTGGCCGGCGACGACCCGCAGGTGAACGAGGAGTGGAACTGCGACAAGGGCCGGTGGGGCTTCCAGTACGCCACCGCGTTCGACCGCATCACCACCCCGATGGTGCGCGACGCGAAGACCGGTGAGCTGCGCGAGGCCCCGTGGTCGGAGGCGCTCGCCGTGGCCGCCGAGGGGCTGCGCAACGCCCGGGACGGCGCGCACGGCGTGGGCGTCCTGACCGGCGGCCGGCTGACGGTCGAAGACGCGTACGCGTACGCGAAGTTCGCCCGGGTGGCGCTGCGCACCAACGACATCGACTTCCGGGCCCGGCCGGTCTCGACGGAAGAGACGGACTTCCTGGCGTCCAATGTGGTCGGCGCGACCGAGGTGACGTACGCCGACGTGGAGAACGCGCCGGTCGTGGTCATCGCTGGGCTGGAGCCGGAGGAGGAGTGCCCGATCCTCTTCCTGCGGCTGCGCAAGGCGTACCAGAAGAAGCGGCTCAAGGTGCTGGCGCTGGCGCCGTACGCCACCCGCGGCTTCGAGAAGGTCGGCGCCTCGGTCGCCACCGTCGTGCCCGGCGAAGAGGCGCGGGCGCTGGCCGAGGACGAGTCGATCGACAAGGCACTGCGGGCCGAGGGCGCCGTCCTGATCGTGGGCGAGCGGCTGGCCACCGTACCCGGTGGACTGTCCGCGGCCGCCGCGCTCGCCGCGCGTACCGGAGCGAAGCTGGCCTGGGTGCCGCGGCGCGCGGGTGACCGCGGCGCGGTCGACGCGGGCTGCCTGCCCAACCTGTTGCCCGGCGGACGCCTGGTGAACGACGCGGCCGCGCGGGCCGAGTTGGCCGGTGCCTGGGACCTCGAGGCCGGGGTCATCCCCAGCCAGCCCGGCCGCGACACCAACGGGATCGTCGCGGCGGCGGCCGCCGGCCGGATCGGCGCGCTGGTCGTCGCCGGCGTGGACCCGGCCGACCTGGCCGACCCGCGGCTGGCCGAGGCGGCGCTGGACAAGGTGCCGTTCCTGGTCAGCCTGGAGGTGCGGCGCAGCGCGGTCAGCCGGCGCGCGGACGTGGTCTTCCCGGTCGCCCCGGTGGTGGAAAAGGCCGGCAGCTTCGTCGACTGGGAGGGCCGGCTGCGCACGTTCGAGGCGGTCCTGTCGACGCCGGCGATGAACGACGCTCGCGTGCTCGACGCGCTGGCCGCCCAACTCGGCCTGGACCTCGGCACCGGCCAGGTCAACCTCGTGCGCCGCGAGCTGGGCTCGCTGCCGGCGACCCGCGCCGACCGGCCGGATGCGCCGGTCGTCGCGCCGCAGCCGGTGCCCACCCCGGCCGCCGGTGAGGCGGTGCTGGCGACCTGGCACCAGCTGATCGACCTGGGCAGCTTGACCGACGGCGACGAGTACCTGGGCGGCACCGCCCGCCCGCCGGTGGTGCGCCTGTCCAAGGCCGCCGCCGAAGCGCTGGGTGTGGCGGATGGCGACCCGGTGACGGTCGGCACCGACCGGGGCGCGATCACCCTCGGCGCGGCGGTCACCGACATGCCGGACGGCGTGGTCTGGCTGCCGACGAACTCGCCGGGCTCCACCGTGCGCCGGGCCCTCGGTGCCACGTCCGGAGCTGTTGTGAAGCTCTCCGCTCTGCCATCTGGGGAAAGCCCGAAGAAAGATTTGGGGGGCGCGTGA
- the nuoF gene encoding NADH-quinone oxidoreductase subunit NuoF: MTAPRREVLEKLTPVLTKRWLSPEAWRIGVYEQLDGYAALRKALRVHPDDLIQLIKDSGLRGRGGAGFPTGLKWGFIPQEPNGNPPANPHYLVVNADEGEPGTCKDLPLMTHDPHSLIEGVIIAAYAIRANRAFIYIRGEAVHAARRLRNAVREAYAAGYLGTNILGSGHDLDLVVHSGAGAYICGEETALLDSLEGFRGQPRLRPPFPATHGLYASPTVVNNVGTIASVPYIVLGGAAWWKSMGTEKSSGPMIYSLSGRIANPGQYECGLGVTLRELIELAGGMLPGHNLKFWTPGGSSTPLLAAEHLDVPLDFEGVAAAGSILGTTATQIFSDQDCPVYATYKWLEFYHHESCGKCTPCREGNFWMVRVYRRILAGEGTHEDLDTLLDTCDNILGRSFCGLGDGATSPVTSSLQYFKQDYLDYIEGRTAPKLSAKQLVGAH; this comes from the coding sequence ATGACGGCGCCCAGGCGTGAGGTCCTGGAGAAGCTCACCCCGGTCCTCACCAAGCGCTGGCTCTCGCCGGAAGCCTGGCGGATCGGCGTCTACGAGCAGCTCGACGGCTACGCCGCGCTGCGTAAGGCGCTCCGCGTGCACCCCGACGACCTGATCCAGCTGATCAAGGACTCGGGCCTGCGCGGTCGCGGCGGGGCGGGCTTCCCGACCGGTCTGAAGTGGGGCTTCATCCCGCAAGAGCCAAACGGAAATCCGCCGGCAAATCCTCATTATCTCGTGGTCAACGCGGACGAGGGCGAGCCAGGCACCTGCAAGGACCTGCCGCTGATGACGCACGACCCGCACTCGCTGATCGAGGGCGTCATCATCGCCGCGTACGCGATCCGGGCCAACCGCGCGTTCATCTACATCCGCGGCGAGGCGGTGCACGCCGCCCGGCGGCTGCGCAACGCGGTCCGCGAGGCGTACGCGGCCGGCTACCTCGGCACCAACATCCTCGGCTCCGGGCACGACCTGGACCTGGTCGTCCACAGTGGAGCGGGCGCGTATATCTGCGGCGAGGAGACGGCGCTGCTGGACTCGCTCGAAGGCTTCCGCGGCCAGCCCCGGCTGCGCCCGCCGTTCCCCGCGACGCACGGCCTGTACGCGAGCCCGACGGTGGTCAACAACGTCGGCACCATCGCGAGCGTGCCGTACATCGTGCTGGGCGGCGCGGCCTGGTGGAAGTCGATGGGCACGGAAAAGTCGTCCGGCCCGATGATCTACTCGCTGTCCGGCCGGATCGCCAACCCCGGCCAGTACGAGTGCGGGCTCGGCGTCACGCTGCGCGAGCTGATCGAGTTGGCCGGCGGCATGCTGCCGGGGCACAACCTGAAGTTCTGGACGCCGGGCGGCTCGTCGACGCCGCTGCTGGCCGCCGAGCACCTCGACGTGCCGCTCGACTTCGAGGGCGTGGCGGCCGCCGGGTCGATCCTCGGCACCACGGCGACGCAGATCTTCTCCGACCAGGACTGCCCGGTCTACGCCACCTACAAGTGGCTGGAGTTCTACCACCACGAGTCGTGCGGCAAGTGCACGCCGTGCCGCGAGGGCAACTTCTGGATGGTGCGGGTCTACCGCCGGATCCTTGCCGGCGAAGGGACCCACGAGGACCTCGACACCCTGCTGGACACCTGCGACAACATCCTCGGCCGCTCGTTCTGTGGCCTCGGTGACGGCGCGACCAGCCCGGTGACCTCCTCGCTGCAGTACTTCAAGCAGGACTACCTGGACTACATCGAGGGCCGGACCGCGCCGAAGCTGTCCGCGAAGCAGTTGGTGGGAGCGCACTAA